A window from Alistipes sp. ZOR0009 encodes these proteins:
- a CDS encoding fatty acid desaturase, producing the protein MTKQEFTAMLKQYAASDIKKSVFQIIVTLVPYLALNWLMYLTIAYELPYAITLVLALVASGFLMRIFIIFHDCTHQSFFKSRTSNKIVGHIFGVLTFTAFSSWQYSHAVHHGTVGNLTKRGTGDVWTMTVAEYKKSSLARKIGYKLYRNPLFLFVIAPVLLFFVKNRFPSRRMRKQDIISISITNAAIAAIIVACAYTVGVGTYLAIQIPIMTFAGMIGVWLFYIQHQFGDVYWEKDESWDRERAALEGSSFFKLPAVLRWFSGNIGYHHIHHLNARIPNYNLKRCYENISALQNIRPITFFKSFKLMFLNLYDENSRRLISFRKARLAY; encoded by the coding sequence ATGACTAAGCAAGAATTTACAGCGATGCTTAAACAGTATGCGGCATCGGACATCAAAAAGTCGGTATTCCAAATTATAGTTACGCTTGTCCCCTACCTAGCCCTAAACTGGCTTATGTACCTAACAATCGCCTACGAGCTGCCGTATGCCATTACGCTGGTACTAGCGCTGGTTGCCAGCGGATTTCTGATGCGCATCTTCATCATTTTTCACGACTGCACGCATCAGTCATTCTTTAAAAGCCGAACCAGCAACAAGATTGTGGGGCACATTTTTGGGGTACTGACATTTACCGCCTTCTCCTCGTGGCAGTACTCGCACGCCGTGCACCACGGAACCGTTGGCAACCTAACCAAGCGCGGCACTGGCGATGTATGGACAATGACCGTTGCCGAGTATAAAAAAAGCAGCCTAGCCCGAAAAATTGGCTACAAGCTCTACCGCAACCCGCTATTTCTGTTTGTGATAGCGCCAGTTCTGCTATTCTTTGTAAAGAATAGATTTCCCAGCCGAAGAATGAGAAAGCAGGATATCATAAGCATCTCTATCACCAACGCAGCAATTGCAGCTATCATTGTAGCCTGCGCCTACACCGTTGGGGTGGGGACTTACCTGGCCATCCAAATTCCGATAATGACATTTGCCGGAATGATTGGCGTTTGGCTCTTTTACATACAGCACCAGTTTGGCGATGTGTACTGGGAAAAGGACGAAAGCTGGGATCGCGAACGCGCAGCGCTCGAAGGGAGCTCGTTCTTTAAGCTACCCGCGGTGCTACGCTGGTTCTCGGGAAATATAGGCTACCACCATATCCATCACCTAAATGCCCGAATTCCCAACTACAACCTAAAAAGATGCTACGAGAACATTTCGGCGCTGCAGAATATAAGGCCAATAACCTTCTTCAAAAGCTTTAAGCTGATGTTCCTTAACCTGTACGACGAGAATAGCCGCCGACTAATATCGTTCCGCAAAGCTAGGCTAGCCTACTAA
- a CDS encoding NYN domain-containing protein: MRDRSDLKLAVLIDADNIPYSNIKGMLDEIAKLGIPTIKRIYGDWTKPTVAGWKPALLEHAITPIQQYSYTTGKNATDSAMIIDAMDILHSQKVDGFCLVSSDSDFTRLATRLRESGMLVIGIGEKKTPNPFIVACDKFIYIEIIGAESLAKAATVTTQAAPETPKIDAIDGATIKLLKSSVEDIAEDNGWAFLAEVGALIIKKKPDFDPRNYGFPKLTPLVKSLSEHFEVDEREVEHTHIKHIYIKIKKKRPVSKSGRGEKGEKK; the protein is encoded by the coding sequence ATGAGAGACAGAAGCGACTTAAAGCTAGCCGTACTAATAGATGCTGATAACATCCCCTACTCCAACATAAAAGGAATGCTCGACGAGATAGCCAAGCTTGGTATTCCTACAATCAAACGAATTTATGGCGATTGGACAAAGCCAACCGTTGCTGGATGGAAGCCGGCGCTACTAGAGCATGCCATCACCCCCATTCAGCAGTACAGCTACACCACGGGGAAAAATGCAACCGACTCGGCCATGATTATTGATGCGATGGATATTCTCCATAGCCAAAAGGTAGACGGCTTTTGCCTTGTTAGCAGCGATAGCGACTTTACGCGCCTAGCAACACGCCTTCGCGAATCGGGAATGCTGGTCATTGGAATTGGAGAGAAGAAGACGCCCAATCCCTTTATTGTTGCCTGCGATAAGTTTATATACATAGAGATAATTGGGGCCGAATCGCTAGCCAAAGCGGCTACGGTAACCACCCAAGCAGCCCCCGAAACGCCCAAAATAGATGCGATAGATGGAGCCACCATCAAGCTACTAAAGTCGTCAGTCGAAGATATTGCCGAAGATAACGGTTGGGCCTTCTTGGCGGAGGTTGGCGCGCTGATTATAAAGAAAAAGCCCGATTTCGACCCCCGTAACTACGGTTTCCCGAAACTAACGCCGCTGGTAAAATCGCTATCGGAGCACTTCGAAGTAGACGAGCGCGAGGTGGAGCATACCCACATTAAGCATATCTACATAAAAATTAAGAAGAAACGTCCCGTAAGCAAATCGGGACGGGGCGAAAAGGGCGAAAAGAAGTAG